The Candidatus Poribacteria bacterium genome has a window encoding:
- a CDS encoding phosphotransferase, whose product MDPLSIPNTLNDITPQWLTEALCSTGTLPNVVVTSLCIEPIAEFTCAGQLARLHLSFNQPQSTLPSTLVAKLHAPDEPLRAKTRPFTPDKCEILFYQHLADEIHLRTPYCYYSAMNVTDGKYVRIFEDLTPAKVGDQIRGSTAEETALALRAIAGFHAHWWQSEKLEGFDWLAGLPTDSDSINRWILDQYRNAFPIFVSKVGVLLTDVAKAFGEQLPEKLTDKSQFRKPPRTLVHGDFRLENVFFGPSLGKQSFAVIDWQDISRGEGVWDVAWFIGGCLQVTSNRQVEEQQLLKIYHETLKANGVNGYTFEVCWEDYRLAMSRYFVQAVLMVASLNSENDREHRLAQAVAERFIAAITDLRLIDG is encoded by the coding sequence ATGGATCCTTTAAGCATTCCCAATACACTTAATGATATTACACCTCAATGGCTCACTGAAGCACTATGCTCAACAGGGACGCTCCCGAATGTTGTTGTAACATCACTTTGTATTGAACCAATTGCGGAATTCACTTGTGCTGGACAGTTAGCACGTTTGCATCTTAGTTTCAATCAACCTCAATCCACACTACCGAGCACGTTGGTTGCTAAACTACATGCCCCAGATGAACCTCTGCGGGCAAAAACGCGTCCATTTACGCCAGATAAGTGCGAAATTCTGTTTTATCAGCACCTTGCCGATGAGATACACCTTCGCACGCCCTATTGCTATTACAGTGCTATGAACGTCACCGATGGGAAGTATGTTAGGATTTTTGAAGACCTTACACCCGCAAAAGTCGGAGATCAAATCAGAGGAAGTACAGCGGAAGAAACAGCTCTTGCTCTTCGCGCAATTGCCGGTTTTCACGCCCACTGGTGGCAAAGTGAGAAGCTTGAAGGATTTGATTGGTTGGCTGGTTTACCAACAGATTCTGATTCTATTAACCGCTGGATTCTCGACCAATATCGAAATGCATTTCCCATTTTTGTTAGCAAAGTCGGAGTTTTGTTAACTGATGTTGCTAAGGCTTTCGGAGAACAATTGCCTGAGAAATTAACGGACAAATCCCAATTCAGGAAACCACCGAGAACCTTGGTCCACGGTGATTTTCGCTTGGAGAATGTATTTTTTGGTCCTTCTCTTGGAAAGCAAAGCTTTGCTGTGATTGACTGGCAAGATATATCACGCGGAGAGGGAGTTTGGGACGTTGCATGGTTTATCGGCGGGTGCTTACAAGTTACATCAAACCGGCAGGTGGAGGAACAGCAGCTCCTAAAAATCTATCATGAAACACTGAAGGCAAATGGCGTTAATGGATATACCTTCGAGGTATGTTGGGAAGACTATCGCCTTGCTATGTCACGTTACTTTGTCCAAGCGGTACTTATGGTAGCTTCGTTAAATTCAGAAAACGACCGAGAGCATAGACTCGCACAAGCAGTAGCCGAACGATTTATTGCGGCGATTACTGATTTGCGTTTAATCGATGGCTGA
- a CDS encoding GNAT family N-acetyltransferase, whose amino-acid sequence MKVSIEIPTELSDGTITIRTHKSSDVHPYFEAVRESVAEVSRHLPWCHQDYSIEEAQAWIEKMIPRFWEQRSEYHFVITDAITGSILGGCGLDEVNWVNQTANLGYWVRTSRTRQGIATAASRLLARFGFEQLRLKRIDVVTSIENVPSARVIEKLNPSEKREIKDNSPLNEGTSNTIVFSLFPQDIL is encoded by the coding sequence ATGAAAGTCTCTATCGAAATCCCAACGGAACTTAGCGATGGCACAATCACCATTCGCACCCACAAATCCAGTGACGTTCATCCATATTTTGAGGCTGTGCGAGAGTCGGTTGCAGAAGTATCACGTCATCTACCGTGGTGCCATCAAGATTATTCAATTGAAGAAGCACAAGCATGGATTGAAAAGATGATTCCGAGATTCTGGGAACAACGAAGTGAATACCACTTTGTCATTACCGATGCGATAACCGGTAGCATTTTAGGTGGGTGTGGTTTAGATGAGGTCAACTGGGTTAACCAAACGGCGAACCTTGGGTATTGGGTGAGAACGTCTCGAACAAGACAAGGCATTGCAACCGCTGCTTCAAGACTTCTTGCTCGTTTTGGATTTGAGCAGCTTCGACTCAAACGTATTGATGTGGTGACTTCAATTGAAAACGTTCCGAGTGCCCGAGTCATTGAGAAACTCAATCCTTCTGAGAAAAGAGAAATAAAAGATAATTCTCCGCTCAATGAAGGTACATCGAATACTATAGTGTTCTCACTATTCCCACAAGACATACTGTGA
- a CDS encoding VOC family protein: MNVLGIDFTFFAVSDMQKSLTFYRDLLGMPLACLVHEDTWAEFEINPGTLVLGQGYDFTHPGGGTVALAVKNAKATLEELEQAGIHAHSPLGESAVCFWAIIEDPDGNRVILHQRKDGTVG; this comes from the coding sequence ATGAATGTATTAGGTATCGACTTTACTTTCTTTGCGGTGAGCGATATGCAAAAATCGCTCACCTTTTATCGTGACCTGCTTGGGATGCCACTGGCATGTTTAGTGCATGAAGACACATGGGCAGAATTCGAGATAAATCCGGGCACACTGGTATTAGGACAAGGTTACGATTTCACACATCCGGGTGGAGGAACGGTCGCGCTTGCTGTCAAGAACGCGAAGGCTACCTTAGAAGAATTAGAACAAGCAGGAATTCACGCCCATTCGCCTTTAGGTGAATCCGCTGTATGCTTTTGGGCGATTATTGAAGACCCTGATGGCAATCGTGTGATCCTCCACCAGCGAAAGGATGGAACAGTCGGTTGA
- a CDS encoding NUDIX hydrolase has protein sequence MVQKIEEQDGHMFLHFGDPPTDVGKIEFVNCVAHQQNQILFCKWRDNNFWVIPGGRVAPGETAEETAHRELLEETGATLENLEVLCYIHCFMYNLEYWGMVYLGAIKELGSPTDFNEVSEAKLFSEFPDNLSNPGPFGNQSRALYQAAMRKLSEADR, from the coding sequence ATGGTTCAAAAGATTGAGGAACAGGACGGACACATGTTTCTCCACTTTGGTGATCCACCAACGGATGTAGGAAAAATTGAATTTGTCAACTGCGTCGCGCATCAACAAAACCAGATACTCTTCTGTAAATGGCGCGACAATAACTTCTGGGTAATACCCGGAGGACGTGTTGCCCCAGGGGAAACGGCAGAAGAAACCGCCCACCGTGAACTTTTGGAAGAGACAGGCGCGACGCTGGAAAATCTGGAAGTGCTATGCTACATACACTGCTTCATGTACAACCTCGAATACTGGGGGATGGTTTACTTAGGGGCGATTAAAGAATTAGGTAGTCCAACGGATTTTAATGAAGTAAGTGAAGCGAAATTGTTCTCGGAATTCCCAGACAACCTATCCAATCCAGGACCGTTTGGAAACCAAAGCAGAGCATTATATCAAGCTGCAATGCGTAAACTATCTGAGGCAGACCGTTAA